In a genomic window of [Empedobacter] haloabium:
- a CDS encoding DUF6702 family protein: protein MRSLRHLAASAALALCCTGAAQAHNYHMGMADIGYNAATGNTEVIHTYTAHDIEALLANLYGRSFDLELEEDQDALRQYIERQFTISAGGKRLPLQWVGVKASADTITLFQQIDKTALPAGAVIVDGVLTDFIATQVNTVNVGANAGRAAVTLTFTAAQREQAIP, encoded by the coding sequence ATGCGCTCCCTGCGACACCTGGCCGCCAGTGCGGCACTGGCGCTGTGCTGCACCGGTGCCGCGCAGGCCCACAACTACCACATGGGCATGGCGGACATCGGCTACAACGCCGCCACCGGCAACACCGAAGTGATCCACACGTACACGGCGCACGACATCGAGGCGCTGCTGGCCAACCTGTACGGCCGTTCGTTCGACCTGGAGCTGGAAGAAGACCAGGACGCGCTGCGCCAGTACATCGAGCGGCAGTTCACGATCAGTGCCGGCGGCAAGCGCTTGCCGCTGCAGTGGGTGGGCGTCAAGGCCAGTGCCGATACGATCACCCTGTTCCAGCAGATCGACAAAACGGCGCTGCCGGCCGGCGCCGTCATCGTCGATGGCGTGCTGACGGACTTTATCGCTACCCAGGTCAATACCGTCAACGTGGGCGCGAACGCCGGCCGGGCCGCGGTGACGCTGACCTTTACCGCCGCGCAGCGCGAACAAGCCATCCCTTGA